One part of the Pseudodesulfovibrio sp. S3 genome encodes these proteins:
- a CDS encoding DMT family transporter, whose translation MKWMYVLYALVAGALMPVQAGVNMRLRDSLGDPLWAATASFAVGTAVLIVYTWAVRVPVPSLGMVASAPWWAWIGGAFGAFFVFSTIVLAGQLGAATMMAWLLAGQFLAALVLDHYGLVSYEVHTVSWPRIAGVVLLLAGAVLVNKY comes from the coding sequence ATGAAATGGATGTATGTCCTGTACGCCCTGGTCGCCGGAGCCCTGATGCCGGTCCAGGCCGGAGTCAACATGCGGCTTCGCGATTCGCTCGGTGATCCCCTTTGGGCGGCCACGGCCTCTTTTGCCGTGGGCACGGCGGTGCTGATCGTCTATACTTGGGCAGTCAGGGTGCCGGTGCCGTCCCTGGGGATGGTTGCCTCGGCCCCCTGGTGGGCGTGGATAGGCGGCGCTTTCGGCGCGTTTTTCGTGTTTTCGACCATTGTGCTGGCCGGGCAGCTCGGCGCGGCCACCATGATGGCCTGGTTGTTGGCCGGACAATTCCTGGCAGCCCTGGTGCTCGACCATTATGGGTTGGTCAGCTATGAAGTCCACACGGTATCGTGGCCGAGGATAGCCGGGGTCGTCCTGCTGCTGGCCGGTGCCGTGTTAGTGAACAAATATTGA